The Caloramator mitchellensis genome has a segment encoding these proteins:
- a CDS encoding DUF5651 domain-containing protein — protein MFKRDYLQPDEMNDFLILATIWGLLEKIIDLWDKRQMISKEEKKNLKLAKTYIGKFYGMKVNELSRKTAKKVAEYLQKNEVVIIQTEDKEKMREETQKFIEIEREDFYNWCEQIIDINCKNCRKNHQECKLYDLLDKYEVPDSSFEKRNCRYAYDEINIERDEKKIKEYKEFKKRRKGT, from the coding sequence ATGTTTAAAAGAGATTATTTACAGCCAGATGAAATGAATGATTTCCTTATACTTGCAACAATATGGGGGTTGCTAGAAAAGATAATTGATTTGTGGGATAAAAGGCAGATGATATCTAAAGAAGAAAAGAAAAATTTAAAATTAGCGAAAACATACATAGGTAAATTTTATGGAATGAAAGTAAATGAACTCAGCAGAAAAACTGCTAAAAAAGTTGCAGAATACTTGCAAAAAAATGAAGTTGTAATTATACAAACAGAGGATAAAGAAAAAATGAGAGAAGAAACGCAGAAGTTTATTGAAATTGAAAGAGAAGATTTTTATAACTGGTGTGAACAAATAATAGATATCAATTGTAAAAATTGCAGGAAGAATCATCAGGAATGTAAGTTATATGATCTTTTAGACAAATATGAAGTTCCAGATAGTTCATTTGAAAAAAGAAACTGTCGCTATGCTTATGATGAAATAAACATTGAAAGAGATGAAAAGAAAATTAAAGAGTATAAGGAATTTAAGAAAAGGAGAAAGGGAACATGA
- a CDS encoding single-stranded DNA-binding protein: MNNWVGIGRLTKDPEIRYTAGEGIAIANFTIAVDRNYKNAQGEREADFIPVVCFRKLAELVANNLTKGRLVAVSGAIQTSSYTAQDGTKRYKTEVVADEVKFLDRPKPTTNRQQTDNDGFIPIEGEELPPWEENQF, encoded by the coding sequence ATGAATAATTGGGTAGGCATAGGAAGATTAACAAAGGACCCTGAGATAAGATATACAGCAGGTGAAGGCATAGCAATTGCGAATTTTACAATTGCAGTAGATAGAAACTATAAAAATGCACAAGGAGAGAGAGAAGCAGATTTTATTCCAGTTGTATGTTTCAGAAAACTTGCAGAGCTGGTTGCTAACAATCTCACTAAAGGAAGGCTTGTTGCGGTATCAGGAGCAATACAAACAAGCTCATACACTGCACAAGATGGGACAAAGAGATATAAAACAGAAGTTGTCGCAGACGAAGTGAAGTTTTTAGACAGACCTAAACCGACAACAAACCGACAACAAACCGACAATGACGGATTTATACCAATTGAAGGGGAAGAGTTGCCACCTTGGGAAGAAAATCAATTCTAA
- a CDS encoding phage minor capsid protein yields MPYDVEKQIEALVEIYRQGFLEVLKVLLHKESKKQNVVFYKDQLKQIMGILNQIDKEAAKWIQEVIPRIYQENYTQVLAYINKVGMQKDIKPEFAQVHQRAIDVIAQNMYDNLRQATQFAGRRINDYYRQAALEAAAKKYAAGQTVKDISKELQQKLLSQGLTGFKDKLGREWRIDRYAEMVARTTTAEIASVATLNTCEEAGIDLVRITTHYPTCEKCAPLQGKVFSISGKDKRYPKLEDRYRPPIHPNCRHSLQPYVREFDDNAEETERFSNTSLTKDPRNEKEKQAYKGMRDKVTIQSNRRKAREVLYNENAQLEDKVKAAERLKRSYEKEGKRPTGKDGSIIKQYEEYIKNKKETAMTKDDSSDIIKTKQRIKEDIANGKYNIKINIEKQNRHIYGTNEYEEYLDRLKKENKNYKPSILTANAQEIIDRYISNGEIRLNKHQEWNNRLYVECDKLIGIYIDKEGKEYKTNRCCIHFSKTGIHVVPIKPLKELNNDE; encoded by the coding sequence ATGCCTTATGATGTTGAAAAACAAATAGAAGCTTTAGTTGAAATATACAGACAAGGTTTTTTAGAAGTTTTAAAGGTATTATTACACAAGGAATCAAAAAAACAAAATGTAGTATTTTATAAAGACCAACTAAAGCAGATTATGGGGATACTCAATCAAATAGACAAAGAAGCTGCAAAATGGATACAAGAAGTAATTCCAAGGATTTATCAAGAGAATTACACACAAGTTTTAGCATACATTAACAAAGTAGGAATGCAAAAGGATATAAAACCAGAATTTGCTCAGGTGCATCAAAGAGCAATAGATGTTATCGCACAGAATATGTATGATAATTTAAGGCAAGCAACACAATTTGCAGGAAGAAGGATAAATGATTATTACAGACAAGCAGCACTTGAAGCGGCAGCTAAAAAATATGCAGCAGGGCAAACAGTAAAGGACATATCAAAGGAGCTGCAGCAGAAGTTATTGTCACAAGGCTTAACTGGATTTAAAGATAAGTTAGGCAGGGAATGGAGAATAGATAGATACGCTGAAATGGTTGCAAGGACTACAACAGCTGAAATAGCAAGTGTTGCGACACTAAACACATGTGAGGAAGCAGGGATTGATTTAGTCAGGATAACAACACATTATCCAACATGTGAAAAATGTGCACCACTACAAGGGAAAGTATTTAGCATTAGCGGCAAAGATAAACGTTATCCAAAGCTTGAAGATAGATATAGGCCACCAATCCACCCTAACTGCAGACATTCCTTACAACCTTATGTTAGAGAATTTGACGATAATGCAGAAGAAACGGAAAGGTTTAGCAATACTTCTCTTACAAAGGATCCGAGAAATGAAAAAGAAAAGCAGGCCTATAAAGGAATGAGAGATAAGGTAACTATACAAAGTAATAGACGCAAAGCAAGGGAAGTTTTGTATAATGAGAATGCACAGTTGGAAGACAAGGTTAAAGCTGCAGAAAGGTTAAAGCGTTCCTATGAAAAAGAAGGCAAAAGACCAACTGGAAAAGATGGAAGTATAATAAAGCAATATGAAGAATATATTAAGAATAAAAAGGAAACAGCAATGACAAAGGATGATAGTAGTGATATAATTAAGACAAAACAAAGAATTAAAGAAGATATAGCAAATGGGAAATACAATATAAAAATAAATATTGAAAAACAGAATAGGCATATATACGGAACAAATGAATATGAAGAATATTTAGATAGGCTTAAAAAAGAAAATAAAAATTATAAACCTAGTATATTAACTGCAAATGCACAGGAAATTATAGATAGATATATCTCAAATGGTGAAATAAGACTAAATAAGCATCAAGAATGGAATAACAGGCTATATGTAGAATGTGATAAACTTATTGGAATATATATAGATAAAGAAGGAAAAGAATATAAGACAAATAGATGTTGTATACATTTCTCTAAAACAGGAATTCATGTTGTTCCGATAAAACCACTAAAGGAGCTGAATAATGATGAGTGA
- a CDS encoding PBSX family phage terminase large subunit produces the protein MVQMKIKLSELIAPSFYEIHNDIKNNRYTHYWLKGGRGSTKSSFVSIEIILGIMKDPKANAVVLRKVKETLKDSVFEQLVWAIEKLQVSEYWDIKHNPMELTYIPTGQKILFRGADKPKKIKSTKVSKGYIKFIWYEEVDEFNGIEEIRMINQSLMRGGEKFVVFYTYNPPNSVRSWVNEEVLIDREDRKVHHSTYLTVPKAWLGEQFFIEAEHLKKVNEKAYRHEYLGEVTGTGGEIFTNVTARKITDEEIKIFDRIKRGIDFGYAGDPFHYTVCHFDKTRRRLYIFYEIHQAGLSNRKAAELIKKENVSNRWITADSAEPKSIDELKEYGLRVKGAKKGPDSVEYGIKFLQDLEEIIIDPERCPNTLREFLNYELEKDKEGNFKADYPDKNNHSIDAVRYALEDDMLSRKPIISKPQGW, from the coding sequence ATGGTGCAAATGAAGATTAAATTAAGCGAACTTATTGCACCTTCTTTTTATGAAATTCACAACGATATAAAAAACAATAGATATACACATTATTGGCTAAAAGGTGGAAGAGGGTCGACAAAATCATCGTTTGTCAGTATTGAAATAATACTTGGTATAATGAAGGATCCTAAAGCTAATGCAGTTGTTTTAAGAAAAGTAAAGGAAACATTAAAGGACAGTGTATTTGAACAACTTGTATGGGCCATAGAAAAGCTACAAGTGAGTGAATACTGGGATATTAAACATAACCCTATGGAATTAACGTATATTCCTACAGGGCAAAAGATATTATTCAGAGGAGCAGATAAACCTAAAAAGATAAAATCGACTAAAGTAAGTAAAGGTTATATAAAGTTTATATGGTATGAAGAAGTTGATGAATTTAATGGAATAGAAGAAATAAGAATGATTAACCAGTCCTTAATGAGAGGTGGAGAAAAGTTTGTAGTATTTTATACGTATAATCCGCCTAATAGTGTTAGAAGCTGGGTAAATGAAGAAGTTTTAATCGATAGGGAAGATAGAAAAGTTCATCATAGCACATATTTAACTGTTCCAAAAGCATGGCTTGGTGAACAGTTTTTTATTGAAGCAGAACACCTAAAGAAGGTTAATGAAAAAGCATACAGACATGAATATTTAGGAGAGGTAACAGGAACAGGTGGAGAAATATTTACTAATGTTACTGCAAGAAAGATAACTGATGAAGAGATAAAAATATTTGACAGGATAAAAAGAGGAATTGACTTTGGTTATGCAGGGGATCCGTTTCATTATACAGTATGTCACTTTGATAAAACACGCAGAAGGCTTTATATATTCTACGAAATACATCAAGCAGGATTAAGCAATAGAAAAGCAGCAGAATTAATTAAGAAAGAAAATGTTTCAAATAGGTGGATTACAGCAGATAGTGCGGAACCAAAATCAATAGATGAGTTAAAAGAATACGGTTTAAGAGTAAAAGGTGCAAAGAAAGGTCCAGATAGTGTTGAATATGGGATTAAATTTTTGCAGGATTTAGAGGAGATAATAATTGACCCGGAAAGATGCCCTAATACTTTGAGGGAATTTTTAAATTATGAGCTTGAAAAGGACAAAGAAGGTAACTTTAAAGCAGATTATCCAGATAAGAACAATCATAGTATAGATGCAGTTAGGTATGCTTTAGAGGATGATATGTTAAGCAGAAAGCCAATCATAAGCAAACCACAAGGATGGTGA
- a CDS encoding putative PDDEXK endonuclease: MKECEVKENCKNFEQGKCWICEDYSLYYPEDKRILCKRQIRQREERKIAKKMKKESEASKRGKRAKRKGYTGEREVVELLNKYKLQAERIPLSGALKSEKYSCDVVCNINGNTKRIEVKRRKSGLNTIYKWLEQDKNSNMLFMRQDNKSWLVCMTLEEFISLIRGDNDV, from the coding sequence TTGAAAGAATGTGAGGTAAAAGAGAATTGTAAAAATTTTGAACAAGGTAAGTGTTGGATATGTGAAGACTATAGCTTATATTATCCAGAAGATAAAAGAATCCTTTGTAAAAGACAAATAAGGCAAAGAGAGGAAAGGAAGATAGCAAAGAAAATGAAAAAGGAAAGTGAAGCTTCAAAGAGAGGTAAAAGAGCAAAAAGAAAGGGTTATACAGGAGAGAGGGAAGTTGTAGAGCTACTCAATAAATATAAGCTACAAGCAGAAAGAATCCCTCTCTCTGGAGCCCTTAAAAGTGAAAAATATAGTTGCGATGTAGTTTGCAATATAAATGGTAACACAAAGAGGATAGAAGTTAAAAGAAGGAAGTCTGGCTTAAACACAATATACAAGTGGTTAGAGCAGGATAAAAACAGTAATATGCTTTTTATGAGGCAGGACAATAAAAGCTGGTTAGTATGTATGACATTAGAGGAATTTATTTCGCTTATTAGGGGTGATAATGATGTTTAA
- a CDS encoding DnaT-like ssDNA-binding protein, with the protein MALTEGIDSFCTLEWAEEYFGGKLYCDEWQGADQGTKEKALKEATRRINRLSFKGSKAESGQVLQFPRILVNVGQRIGFFGVVEQPTIPDEVKTATCEEALALLKYGNSARTKAQEQNLVRVTFGDVSEEYKGYGKLFSKEALELLKPYIAGAVVIR; encoded by the coding sequence ATGGCACTCACAGAAGGAATTGACAGCTTCTGTACCCTTGAATGGGCAGAAGAATACTTTGGAGGAAAACTCTACTGTGATGAATGGCAAGGAGCAGACCAAGGAACAAAAGAAAAGGCCCTCAAAGAAGCAACAAGACGAATAAATAGACTAAGCTTTAAAGGTTCAAAGGCGGAATCAGGGCAGGTATTGCAATTTCCAAGAATTTTAGTTAATGTAGGGCAAAGAATTGGTTTCTTTGGAGTAGTTGAACAGCCTACAATTCCAGATGAGGTTAAAACTGCAACGTGTGAAGAAGCTTTAGCGTTACTAAAGTATGGTAATAGTGCGAGAACTAAAGCACAGGAACAAAATTTAGTTAGAGTTACTTTTGGGGATGTATCAGAAGAATATAAAGGATATGGCAAGTTATTTAGTAAAGAAGCATTAGAGTTACTTAAGCCTTATATTGCTGGAGCGGTGGTGATTAGATGA
- a CDS encoding terminase small subunit has translation MGKLTKKQKAFCDFYIETLNATESYKRAYNTKNDDTARKNGSRLLTNVDIKNYISERLKQIENQRIAKAEEVLEFLSKSMRGEIKEEVVVVESVRKGATKAKIIKKQIGARDRIKAAELLGKRYTLFTEKVNVEGNMGVVIIDDIKEDGANED, from the coding sequence GTGGGTAAATTAACGAAAAAACAGAAGGCATTCTGCGATTTCTATATTGAAACGCTGAATGCCACAGAAAGTTATAAAAGGGCTTATAATACTAAAAATGATGATACAGCAAGAAAAAATGGCTCAAGATTGCTGACAAATGTAGACATTAAAAACTATATTTCCGAAAGATTAAAACAGATAGAAAATCAACGCATAGCAAAAGCAGAGGAAGTATTGGAATTTCTATCTAAATCAATGCGAGGAGAAATTAAAGAGGAAGTAGTTGTAGTAGAATCGGTTAGAAAAGGTGCAACAAAAGCAAAAATTATAAAGAAACAGATAGGGGCAAGAGACAGGATAAAAGCTGCAGAGCTCCTTGGTAAAAGATATACTCTGTTTACCGAAAAGGTAAATGTAGAAGGGAATATGGGTGTTGTAATAATAGATGATATAAAGGAAGATGGTGCAAATGAAGATTAA
- a CDS encoding phage portal protein, with translation MLTDLNQIDIGQPWPAESEIERLRRYEANKKLFEGCHDLVFGDWVRRLYRDEYNTAVFIVTNWAKRLSTLWADLLLGERPRITAGEQKSKKQQQLEKIINDNDFFNVAYEVALDISRYGTGIFKVRYDKKPIIEAIPPSLWFPVVSPDNIKDVQAHVIAWTFEITEKTLLGGQRKRMFLRAEIHEKSKIINKLFELDNGLIKSQLPLETFYPDLPEEQETGVDDFLVIPVHNLMTSDRAYGLDDYNDLDGIIQELEIRLSQISRILDKHADPNMYGPDTALEQDEYGNWYVKGGGKYFPISQGENPPGYVTWDGQLEAAFKHIEQLLEQFYALSETSAATFGQLKSGLAESGTALRRLMMAPLAKVNRIRMRLDPAIEKVLMIASQLDANLGKGVKLENINIMWKDGLPNDEKEQAEIYSTLVQNGLISRETALKHLFEFDAETLREELSKIAVEANQEAPALFKVNLQEGRQTGGEE, from the coding sequence ATGTTAACCGACTTAAATCAAATAGATATAGGTCAACCATGGCCGGCAGAGAGTGAAATAGAAAGACTAAGACGATATGAAGCAAACAAAAAGCTATTTGAAGGATGTCATGATTTAGTCTTTGGAGATTGGGTTAGAAGATTGTATAGAGATGAATATAATACAGCGGTGTTTATAGTTACTAACTGGGCAAAGAGATTATCAACGTTGTGGGCAGACTTACTATTAGGTGAAAGACCACGCATAACAGCAGGAGAACAAAAATCAAAAAAACAGCAACAATTAGAAAAGATAATTAATGACAATGATTTTTTTAATGTTGCTTACGAAGTTGCTTTAGATATTTCAAGATACGGAACAGGTATATTTAAAGTTAGATACGATAAAAAGCCCATAATAGAAGCGATTCCACCAAGCCTATGGTTCCCAGTAGTAAGTCCAGATAATATAAAAGATGTACAAGCCCATGTAATAGCATGGACATTTGAAATAACAGAAAAAACATTACTTGGTGGGCAAAGAAAAAGGATGTTTTTAAGGGCTGAAATACACGAAAAAAGCAAGATAATAAACAAGTTGTTTGAGCTTGATAATGGACTTATAAAATCACAGCTGCCACTTGAAACATTTTATCCTGATTTACCAGAAGAACAGGAAACAGGTGTAGATGATTTTTTAGTTATTCCTGTTCACAACCTAATGACAAGTGATAGAGCTTATGGGTTAGATGATTATAATGATTTAGATGGAATTATACAAGAGCTTGAAATAAGATTATCACAAATAAGTAGGATTCTTGATAAGCATGCAGACCCTAATATGTATGGTCCAGATACAGCACTTGAACAAGATGAATATGGTAATTGGTATGTAAAAGGTGGCGGAAAATATTTCCCTATAAGTCAAGGAGAAAATCCGCCTGGATATGTAACATGGGATGGACAGCTTGAAGCTGCATTTAAGCATATAGAACAGTTATTAGAGCAATTCTATGCATTAAGTGAAACAAGTGCAGCTACATTTGGACAATTAAAATCAGGACTTGCAGAGAGTGGAACAGCATTAAGAAGACTAATGATGGCTCCACTTGCTAAGGTAAATAGAATTAGAATGAGGCTTGACCCTGCTATAGAGAAAGTGCTAATGATAGCAAGTCAACTTGATGCTAATTTAGGTAAAGGTGTTAAATTAGAAAATATTAATATAATGTGGAAAGATGGATTACCAAATGACGAAAAAGAACAAGCGGAAATTTATTCAACATTAGTTCAAAATGGATTAATTTCAAGAGAGACAGCATTAAAACATTTATTTGAGTTTGATGCAGAGACTCTAAGAGAAGAATTATCAAAAATAGCAGTTGAAGCTAATCAAGAAGCACCAGCATTATTTAAAGTGAACCTGCAAGAAGGTAGACAAACAGGCGGTGAAGAATAA
- a CDS encoding HK97 gp10 family phage protein, protein MSGFELKWRGNLAKEIAREAAKKALLKCGADLQGKSAEQAPIDTGDLRRNCSVVLDYTKYNIGIMSVLVGYDLPYARRQHEGLHFKHPKGGRAKFLEVPFEQNKGKYRKYIQKAIKDALEKG, encoded by the coding sequence ATGAGTGGTTTTGAACTGAAATGGAGAGGTAATTTAGCAAAAGAAATAGCAAGAGAGGCAGCGAAGAAGGCTTTATTAAAATGCGGTGCAGATTTACAAGGAAAATCAGCAGAGCAAGCACCTATTGATACAGGAGACCTGAGGAGAAATTGTAGTGTTGTTTTAGATTATACTAAATATAACATAGGAATAATGTCTGTTTTAGTGGGCTATGATTTGCCTTATGCACGAAGACAACATGAGGGATTACATTTTAAGCACCCTAAAGGCGGTAGAGCAAAGTTTTTAGAAGTTCCTTTTGAACAAAATAAAGGAAAGTATAGGAAATACATTCAAAAAGCAATAAAAGATGCCCTTGAAAAGGGGTGA
- a CDS encoding phage scaffolding protein, translated as MDLKELLGEELYSKVKEKIGDKELIVNDGSYIPKAKFDEINEQKKLYKQQAEDLNKQFEEMKKQAKGNEELQNQIQELQTKLQESEGKIKDVSISAAIKMAAIKSNAKDPDIVSMLIDKSKLNIKEDGSIEGLDEQLKSIAETKAFLFGDVQTKIGGASNPPGGANPTIKNPWAKETFNLTEQAKILKENPALAEQLKAAAGVK; from the coding sequence ATGGACTTAAAAGAACTTTTAGGAGAAGAACTTTACAGCAAAGTAAAAGAAAAAATAGGGGATAAGGAACTAATCGTCAACGATGGTTCATATATCCCAAAGGCAAAGTTTGATGAAATTAATGAACAAAAGAAACTTTACAAGCAACAAGCAGAAGATTTAAACAAACAGTTTGAAGAAATGAAAAAGCAGGCAAAAGGAAATGAAGAATTGCAAAATCAAATTCAGGAGCTCCAAACAAAACTACAAGAATCAGAAGGAAAGATAAAAGACGTTAGTATATCTGCAGCAATAAAAATGGCTGCAATTAAATCAAACGCAAAAGACCCTGATATTGTTTCAATGCTTATTGATAAGTCTAAACTAAATATCAAAGAAGATGGTTCAATTGAAGGCCTTGATGAGCAATTAAAATCAATTGCTGAAACCAAGGCTTTTTTATTTGGTGATGTGCAAACAAAAATAGGTGGTGCATCTAATCCACCAGGTGGAGCTAATCCTACCATTAAAAACCCATGGGCAAAAGAAACATTTAATTTAACAGAACAAGCAAAGATTTTAAAAGAAAACCCTGCATTAGCAGAACAACTTAAAGCTGCAGCAGGTGTAAAATAA
- a CDS encoding type II TA system antitoxin MqsA family protein encodes MKKVYCPNCNGYVEYEIRQNLINEYKGIKVNVIENIAYCKKCGEDLFVEEIEEDNLKRLYEKYREIMGIIKPEDIIKLRDKYALSQRELGAILGWGKMTINRYERGDLPSQSHSDLLKLLLEDEEVFKEKVEEAYNKERISKKTYDKVNNKLGDIVKFQKKKYIINLLSHEENIYNGYKKFDFEKVENLISYLADKINELYQTNLNKLLWYTDFISFKHYVTSITGLRYVKCHYGPVVEKRGYVELLNYPSDKFVMEEQESIDGTSTIIKIKSNKNYDMSIFTEEELQVINIVIDKFKNKSCREISDISHKEKGWLETPFENLISYDYADELKIVI; translated from the coding sequence ATGAAAAAGGTTTATTGCCCTAACTGTAATGGATACGTTGAATATGAGATAAGGCAAAATTTAATAAATGAGTATAAAGGTATAAAAGTAAATGTTATTGAAAATATTGCATATTGTAAAAAATGTGGTGAGGATCTATTTGTTGAAGAAATCGAAGAAGATAATTTAAAAAGATTGTATGAAAAATACAGAGAGATTATGGGAATAATTAAGCCCGAAGATATTATAAAACTAAGGGATAAGTATGCCTTATCGCAAAGAGAACTTGGTGCTATTCTTGGTTGGGGTAAGATGACTATAAATAGATATGAAAGAGGAGATTTACCAAGCCAAAGTCACAGTGATTTATTAAAACTATTGCTTGAAGATGAAGAGGTTTTTAAGGAAAAAGTTGAGGAAGCGTATAACAAGGAACGGATATCAAAGAAAACATATGATAAAGTAAACAATAAACTAGGGGATATTGTTAAATTTCAAAAGAAAAAGTATATAATAAATTTGTTAAGTCATGAAGAAAATATTTATAATGGTTATAAGAAATTTGACTTTGAAAAAGTGGAAAATTTAATAAGCTATTTGGCTGATAAAATTAATGAACTATATCAAACTAACCTAAATAAGTTGTTATGGTATACAGATTTTATCTCTTTTAAACATTATGTTACTTCAATAACAGGTTTAAGATATGTTAAGTGCCATTATGGGCCTGTTGTTGAAAAAAGGGGATATGTTGAACTTTTGAATTATCCAAGTGATAAATTTGTGATGGAAGAACAAGAATCAATCGATGGAACATCTACAATTATAAAAATAAAGAGTAATAAAAATTATGACATGTCTATTTTTACTGAAGAAGAACTTCAAGTAATAAATATTGTAATAGATAAATTTAAAAATAAAAGTTGCAGGGAAATTTCCGATATATCACATAAAGAAAAAGGGTGGCTTGAAACTCCTTTTGAAAATTTAATTTCATATGATTATGCAGATGAACTTAAAATAGTTATATAA
- a CDS encoding type II toxin-antitoxin system MqsR family toxin — protein MKKVVVEKGFQFVRRDKNVKFMRNYGLLTEDVKRIILGLRPQDYIKGPEKDHNPKYEGDIWVFKNTTYLDKQIYIKIRYNPPEEVVCISFHEDMNE, from the coding sequence ATAAAGAAAGTAGTTGTAGAAAAAGGCTTTCAATTTGTTAGAAGAGATAAAAATGTTAAATTTATGAGAAATTATGGGTTGTTAACAGAAGATGTGAAGAGAATTATTTTGGGCCTTAGGCCTCAAGATTATATAAAAGGACCTGAAAAAGACCACAATCCAAAATATGAAGGAGATATTTGGGTTTTCAAGAATACAACATATTTAGATAAACAAATTTACATAAAAATTAGATATAACCCTCCAGAAGAGGTGGTATGTATATCATTTCATGAAGACATGAATGAATAA
- a CDS encoding major capsid protein, with translation MVTKIQDVIIPEVFNPYVIQRTAELSALYQSGILSHIPEFDRLASAGAKTINMPYWNDLTGDDEVLSDSGALTPDKITAGQDVAVILRRGKAWAVNDLAANLAGDDPMRAIADLVAGYWARQMQKTVISLLDGVFASASMAGNLHDVSAGTGDAAKFTATTFIDAVQKLGDAKEKLTAIIMHSAVEAALAKQNLVQTVQPADGSPSVKTYMGKRVIVDDGCPYNSGTGVFTTYIFGEGAIAYGSGNPVGFTATETDRDSLAGEDYLINRKTFILHPRGVAFTSASVAGSSPSNAELATAANWNRVYENKNIRIVAFKHKI, from the coding sequence ATGGTTACAAAAATTCAAGATGTTATAATTCCAGAGGTATTTAACCCTTATGTAATTCAAAGAACAGCAGAACTTTCAGCATTATATCAAAGTGGTATATTATCACATATACCAGAATTTGATAGACTTGCTTCAGCAGGAGCAAAAACCATCAATATGCCATATTGGAATGATTTAACTGGTGATGATGAAGTGTTAAGCGATTCAGGAGCATTAACGCCAGATAAGATTACTGCAGGGCAAGATGTAGCAGTTATCTTAAGAAGAGGTAAAGCATGGGCAGTAAATGACTTAGCGGCAAACCTTGCAGGAGATGACCCAATGAGGGCAATAGCTGATTTAGTTGCTGGATATTGGGCAAGACAAATGCAAAAGACCGTTATATCATTACTTGATGGTGTATTTGCATCAGCTTCAATGGCAGGAAATTTACATGACGTTTCAGCAGGAACTGGAGATGCTGCAAAGTTTACAGCAACAACATTCATAGATGCAGTTCAAAAGCTTGGCGATGCAAAAGAAAAGCTAACTGCAATTATTATGCATTCAGCTGTTGAAGCTGCACTTGCTAAACAAAATCTTGTCCAAACTGTTCAACCTGCTGATGGTTCACCATCAGTTAAAACATATATGGGCAAGAGAGTAATCGTTGATGATGGTTGCCCATATAACAGTGGGACAGGCGTATTCACAACATATATTTTTGGTGAAGGTGCAATAGCATACGGTAGCGGAAATCCTGTAGGATTCACAGCAACAGAAACAGACAGAGATTCACTTGCTGGTGAAGACTATCTAATCAATAGAAAGACATTTATTCTACACCCAAGAGGAGTAGCATTTACATCAGCAAGCGTTGCAGGTTCATCACCATCAAATGCAGAATTAGCAACTGCTGCAAACTGGAATAGAGTATATGAAAACAAGAACATAAGAATAGTTGCGTTTAAGCATAAGATATGA
- a CDS encoding minor capsid protein yields MLLDIGQYLQEQSIGLLGTDIFLSLLPDDVDNCIALFEYGGEAPELHSNIEKPRLQVMVRNVDYQTGRMKIEQVKNILHGLSERIINGKRYLLIKALQSPEFLGYDENNRAEFVCNFEIIKEV; encoded by the coding sequence ATGCTACTTGATATAGGGCAGTATTTACAAGAACAAAGTATCGGTTTATTAGGAACCGATATTTTCTTATCACTATTGCCAGACGATGTAGATAATTGCATAGCATTGTTTGAATATGGCGGTGAAGCACCAGAACTGCATAGTAATATTGAAAAACCAAGGCTACAGGTAATGGTAAGAAATGTTGATTACCAAACTGGAAGAATGAAGATTGAACAGGTAAAAAATATATTGCATGGTTTATCAGAACGAATTATCAATGGTAAAAGATATTTATTAATCAAGGCTTTGCAAAGTCCTGAGTTTTTAGGGTATGACGAAAATAATAGAGCAGAATTTGTTTGCAATTTTGAAATTATAAAGGAGGTATAA